A window from Candidatus Micrarchaeia archaeon encodes these proteins:
- a CDS encoding M15 family metallopeptidase, whose amino-acid sequence MKLIPDSELKKIPIKDNGEKLINIQKFCPKIIVRPPTYIKNEGEWYAKRAGFVRETVANKLCFVQKNLPEGYKILLRCGYRSLKSQKKAFQAACNEVKKENPTWNKNKIKQEASKAAAPLDIVPPHSTGGAVDVSILNSKGRLLDMGTKLGEFKTKTATNSREISKKAQENRKLLIKLMKKAGFINYPTEWWHWSYGDRYWAAVLKKKYSIYKGV is encoded by the coding sequence GAGAAAAGTTAATTAATATACAGAAATTTTGTCCTAAAATAATTGTAAGGCCACCAACATATATTAAAAACGAAGGAGAATGGTACGCAAAAAGAGCAGGTTTTGTAAGAGAAACAGTTGCTAATAAATTATGTTTCGTTCAAAAAAATTTACCTGAAGGTTATAAAATATTATTAAGATGTGGTTATAGGTCTTTGAAATCTCAGAAAAAAGCTTTTCAAGCTGCTTGTAATGAGGTTAAAAAAGAAAATCCAACTTGGAATAAAAATAAAATAAAACAAGAAGCAAGTAAAGCAGCGGCTCCTTTGGATATTGTTCCCCCACATTCAACAGGAGGGGCAGTAGATGTTTCAATTCTTAATTCAAAAGGAAGATTATTAGATATGGGGACAAAATTAGGAGAATTTAAAACAAAAACAGCAACCAATTCAAGAGAAATTTCTAAGAAGGCACAGGAAAATAGAAAATTATTAATAAAACTAATGAAAAAAGCAGGATTTATAAATTATCCAACTGAATGGTGGCATTGGTCGTATGGAGATAGATATTGGGCTGCTGTTTTAAAGAAAAAATATTCAATATATAAAGGTGTTTAA
- a CDS encoding EamA family transporter, which yields MKWVIFAVAAMILFTFANIVLKKIVNEIGEINLENIKAKISNLNISFLILVVFLIIFTLTGFVSTLKALEEGKVALVMAVISLSTIFLAVLSIFIFGDVFSVKEILAMVLAIIAISILLF from the coding sequence ATGAAATGGGTTATATTTGCAGTAGCAGCAATGATTTTATTTACATTTGCTAATATAGTTCTTAAAAAAATAGTTAATGAAATAGGAGAAATTAATTTGGAAAATATAAAAGCAAAAATATCCAATTTAAATATTTCATTCTTAATTTTAGTTGTTTTTTTAATAATATTTACTCTGACTGGTTTTGTATCTACACTTAAAGCATTAGAAGAAGGAAAAGTAGCTTTAGTAATGGCAGTTATTAGTTTAAGCACCATATTTTTAGCTGTTTTATCAATTTTTATATTTGGAGATGTATTCTCTGTTAAAGAAATATTAGCTATGGTATTGGCGATAATCGCAATTTCAATTTTGCTTTTTTAA
- a CDS encoding MBL fold metallo-hydrolase, whose translation MRLTILGSGTAILDLKRNAPSFLLEFDNGKNALLDIGPGSIKRLLELGKTINDIDYLFLSHFHPDHSLDLIYLLFLLKNNKYLNEDKNIQMVIFASKEFETFYNNLIKTFDNETNAGDKIVFTNIDDGDIELDNIKISAIKVKHKEESRAFKIQHNNKTLVYSGDTGYDGELENNLGKFAKNVDLFLLECAFSDEYPPRVHLNPTAVGKIAQKTNPKKLVLFHFYPKVQKTDIKGTINKYYNGNIILSEDKMEIEI comes from the coding sequence ATGAGATTAACAATTTTAGGATCAGGCACTGCTATTTTAGATTTAAAGAGAAACGCGCCGTCTTTTTTATTAGAATTTGATAATGGTAAAAATGCATTATTAGATATTGGTCCAGGATCAATAAAGCGCTTATTAGAATTAGGAAAAACAATTAATGATATTGATTATCTTTTTTTATCTCATTTTCACCCAGATCATTCATTAGATTTGATTTATTTATTATTTCTTTTAAAAAATAATAAATATTTGAATGAAGATAAAAATATTCAAATGGTTATATTTGCATCAAAAGAGTTTGAAACTTTTTATAATAATTTAATAAAAACATTTGATAATGAAACAAATGCAGGAGATAAAATAGTTTTTACAAATATAGATGATGGAGATATTGAATTAGATAATATTAAAATTTCAGCAATAAAAGTAAAACATAAAGAAGAAAGCAGAGCATTTAAAATACAACATAATAACAAAACTTTAGTTTATTCTGGAGATACTGGATATGATGGAGAATTAGAAAATAATTTAGGAAAATTTGCTAAAAATGTAGATTTATTTTTATTAGAGTGCGCTTTTTCAGATGAGTATCCCCCCCGTGTTCATTTAAATCCAACAGCAGTTGGAAAGATTGCACAAAAAACAAACCCTAAAAAATTAGTTCTTTTTCATTTTTATCCAAAAGTTCAAAAAACAGACATAAAAGGAACAATTAATAAATATTACAATGGAAATATAATATTATCAGAAGATAAAATGGAAATTGAAATTTAA